The nucleotide sequence GTGCTCTCCGGAAGGCTGTCGAGCGAGAGGGGCTGCGTGGCGACAGCGCCCTCGTGCAGCACGAGGAGTTGGGTGGCGAGGGTGGCCGGGTGCGAGCAGCCCGCTGTGGCGGCGAGTTCCTTGAACAGGTTCAGCAGCCAGAGCTTCTGGTTCGCGGCGATGCGGTGTGCGGGATGCGAGGGGTCCGGGAGTTCGGCGAGTGCGTTGATGAAGGCGCATCCGCGGGTGTTGGTTTCGCTCCAGGTCCGCAGTGCCTCGAAGGGGGCGGTGACGGCCTCGGCGG is from Streptomyces hygroscopicus and encodes:
- a CDS encoding transcriptional regulator, translating into MTPAGRRIVAAAEELFYNRGITAVGVDLIAERSGVTKRTLYNQFGSKDHLVATYLTGRDQRWRSLVRAAVDAGNTPAEAVTAPFEALRTWSETNTRGCAFINALAELPDPSHPAHRIAANQKLWLLNLFKELAATAGCSHPATLATQLLVLHEGAVATQPLSLDSLPESTDLARVLVQASTSPRH